In Phycisphaerae bacterium, one genomic interval encodes:
- a CDS encoding trypsin-like peptidase domain-containing protein: MSRLARLGLVVLAAWVTAAEVRALDEVARVCLPGPDERALAAEDALREAAGLAPRFAVAHAVMIRPSTDGTWADEGTDARLWRLRIHAPGARSLNLGFTAYYMPAGGELRVRAARGEPEVGPFTAADNEQHGQLWTPVVPADDIVVEVRVPRAEQDDLLLELTAINVGYRGFEASLERSGTCNVDVVCPEADPWQVQVRSVGVISIEGQLYCSGFLVNNTAQDKKPYFITANHCGVTTGNAASLVVYWNYQSPTCGEQGGGSLSQYQTGSVLRAAYSVTDFTLVELDDAPAPEFDVVFAGWDRAEDPPSSAVAIHHPSCDEKSISFVYQACPTTSYLGLGSPGDGTHIRVIDWDLGTTEPGSSGSPLFNQDGRVVGQLHGGYAACGNDQSDWYGRFARSWWGGTTDGTQLRTWLDPLNLGVLTLDALANDEPTGVHVTPASGLDAGGHVGGPFLPGSCTYTLENVGDTEFEYSVTATQAWLTVVGGSGVLAPQATAEVTVVVNAAADLLSEGVYYDTLRFTNLTAHAGDTTRSAVLYVGRPHPVLRWDMSTDPGWLAEGLWVWGVPLGEGGQYGHPDPSSGQTGHNVYGYNLAGDYENELPERRLTTTVLNCSGLSQVSLRFWRWLNVEQPFFDRARVRLSVDGVHWLVLWENSAEVTDAAWTYQQFDLSAQADNQPTVYLQWTMGPTDSAGQYSGWNLDDVEIWAIPACAVPVVIVPPVAAVRTVGQSVSFQLTAGGLAPLVYQWRRDGEDIAGATAPRCAIAAVSLSDAGAYDCVIANACGEVTSAAVALTVWAAGDLDCDGHVNFADINPFVRAIQGRAFYESTYPDCRYENADMDSDGSVSLGDVTEFVRILSGR, encoded by the coding sequence ATGTCGAGACTTGCCCGCCTTGGCCTGGTTGTGCTGGCGGCATGGGTGACTGCGGCAGAGGTGCGCGCGCTGGATGAGGTTGCCCGCGTGTGTTTGCCGGGGCCGGATGAGCGCGCGCTGGCGGCGGAGGACGCGCTGCGTGAGGCTGCCGGCCTGGCGCCGCGTTTCGCGGTGGCGCACGCGGTCATGATTCGACCGAGCACGGACGGCACGTGGGCGGATGAGGGGACCGACGCTCGGCTCTGGCGATTGCGGATCCACGCTCCCGGGGCGCGCTCGCTCAACCTCGGCTTCACGGCCTATTACATGCCAGCGGGGGGGGAGTTGCGCGTGCGTGCGGCCCGCGGTGAACCGGAGGTCGGGCCCTTCACGGCCGCGGACAACGAGCAGCACGGGCAACTGTGGACGCCGGTGGTGCCGGCGGATGACATCGTTGTCGAGGTGCGCGTGCCGCGGGCGGAGCAGGACGACTTGCTGCTCGAGTTGACGGCGATCAATGTGGGTTATCGCGGGTTCGAGGCATCGCTGGAGCGTTCGGGTACGTGCAATGTGGACGTGGTGTGCCCGGAGGCCGACCCCTGGCAGGTGCAGGTCCGCTCGGTGGGCGTGATCTCGATCGAGGGCCAGCTCTACTGCTCGGGATTTCTGGTCAACAACACGGCGCAGGACAAGAAGCCGTACTTCATTACTGCCAACCACTGCGGGGTGACGACCGGGAACGCGGCGAGCTTGGTCGTGTACTGGAACTACCAGAGTCCGACGTGCGGTGAGCAGGGTGGCGGGTCACTGAGCCAGTATCAGACGGGGTCGGTGCTGCGCGCCGCGTACTCGGTGACCGACTTCACGCTGGTGGAGCTGGACGACGCGCCGGCCCCGGAATTCGACGTCGTGTTCGCGGGCTGGGATCGCGCAGAGGATCCGCCCAGCAGCGCGGTCGCCATCCACCATCCCAGTTGCGATGAAAAGAGCATCAGCTTCGTCTACCAGGCCTGTCCGACGACCAGCTACCTGGGACTCGGCAGCCCGGGCGACGGCACGCACATCCGCGTGATCGACTGGGATCTGGGCACGACGGAGCCCGGCTCCTCGGGGTCGCCCTTGTTCAACCAGGATGGGCGCGTCGTAGGTCAGTTGCACGGCGGTTACGCGGCGTGCGGTAACGATCAATCGGACTGGTACGGGCGCTTCGCGCGCTCGTGGTGGGGCGGGACGACCGACGGGACACAGTTGCGCACGTGGCTGGATCCGCTCAATCTCGGCGTGCTGACGCTGGATGCGCTGGCGAACGACGAGCCGACGGGAGTCCACGTGACACCAGCCAGCGGCCTGGATGCCGGCGGACACGTGGGCGGGCCGTTTTTGCCCGGCAGTTGCACGTATACGCTCGAGAACGTGGGCGACACCGAATTCGAGTACAGCGTCACCGCCACGCAGGCGTGGCTGACGGTCGTGGGCGGAAGCGGCGTTTTGGCTCCGCAGGCCACGGCCGAGGTGACCGTCGTGGTCAACGCGGCGGCGGATCTGCTGTCGGAGGGCGTTTATTACGACACGCTGCGGTTCACCAACCTGACCGCGCACGCGGGAGACACGACGCGCAGCGCGGTGTTGTACGTGGGGCGGCCGCACCCCGTACTGCGCTGGGACATGAGCACCGACCCAGGCTGGTTGGCCGAGGGCCTGTGGGTGTGGGGGGTGCCGTTGGGAGAGGGTGGGCAGTATGGCCACCCGGACCCGAGCAGTGGGCAGACGGGCCACAACGTCTACGGCTACAACCTGGCCGGCGACTACGAGAACGAGCTGCCGGAGCGGCGGCTGACGACGACCGTGCTGAACTGCTCGGGGCTCTCGCAAGTCTCGCTGCGGTTCTGGCGGTGGCTGAACGTGGAGCAGCCGTTCTTCGACCGGGCGCGGGTGCGTCTGAGTGTGGACGGCGTGCATTGGCTGGTCTTGTGGGAGAACTCCGCCGAGGTGACGGACGCGGCGTGGACGTATCAGCAGTTCGACCTGTCGGCGCAGGCTGACAATCAGCCGACGGTGTATCTGCAGTGGACGATGGGCCCGACGGATTCGGCCGGCCAGTATTCCGGCTGGAACCTGGACGACGTGGAGATCTGGGCGATCCCGGCGTGCGCCGTGCCGGTGGTGATCGTGCCGCCGGTGGCGGCGGTGCGGACGGTCGGCCAGTCCGTGAGTTTCCAGTTGACGGCGGGCGGGCTGGCGCCGCTGGTCTATCAGTGGCGCCGGGACGGCGAGGACATCGCGGGGGCGACGGCGCCGAGGTGCGCGATTGCAGCGGTTTCGCTCTCGGACGCGGGCGCTTACGACTGCGTGATCGCGAATGCCTGCGGTGAGGTGACTAGCGCGGCGGTAGCGCTAACGGTTTGGGCTGCGGGCGACCTGGATTGCGATGGGCACGTGAATTTCGCCGACATCAATCCGTTCGTGCGGGCCATTCAGGGCCGGGCGTTCTACGAGTCAACGTATCCGGACTGTCGATATGAGAATGCGGACATGGATAGCGACGGAAGCGTGTCGCTGGGCGATGTGACGGAGTTCGTGCGGATATTGAGTGGTCGCTGA
- a CDS encoding trypsin-like peptidase domain-containing protein has protein sequence MTRGAWFSLVVTAAIGGAVLMPSPATAQVPAETRPLAVVELPALDLAAVQAEDAAREAAGLAPRFAIPNETIIRPETDGTWEELDGQARLWRLRISAPGALSLNLGFTAYYMPAGGELRVYAADGSYDLPPFTAADNAAHGELWTPVVLADDIIVQVMVPKAGADELRLELTAINVGYRAFGEMLPDKSGACNVDVICPEGDNWRNEIPTVAVISTGGSLFCTGFMVNNVRQDMTPYFMTANHCGISSGNAASLVVYWNFQSPTCGQHGGGSLSQSQTGSYFRATYSASDFTLVELDSLPSPAWNITYAGWDRSTNDPTSATAIHHPDCDEKSISFEYQACTTTSYLGTSVPGDGTHIRVIDWDVGTTEPGSSGSPLFDQNHRVVGQLHGGYAACGNNSSDWYGRFSKSWTGGGTNASRLSNWLDPDNTGAVTVDTLGPGRLVVEPEQGLDAAGEVGGPFAPNSILYSLSNPTSTAIDFTVGHLADWVTVSPAAGQLGANGHVTVTVSINANAAALVTGRYSDVVTFTNTTNHSGDTTRTVDLQVGFPARIHHFPLDTNPGWMTAGEWAFGQPTGQGGLAHGNPDPTAGATGLNVYGVNLNGDYATTIGGPYYLTMGPLDLSGATESTLKFQRWLNSDYQPYAYATIQVSATGTTWTDVWTNGTTLVRDAAWTQQAYSIAAVADHQPQVWLRWGYRIANGAYAYSGWNIDDIEIWAFAPPVLIDCNANGIADATDISSGTSWDDDANGVPDECENAPGDLNCDGTVSFGDINPFVLLLSNEAAYVVQFPGCLRMNGDVNGDGTVSFSDINPFVMLLSQR, from the coding sequence ATGACGCGAGGTGCATGGTTCAGTCTGGTGGTGACCGCGGCGATCGGCGGCGCGGTGTTGATGCCGAGTCCGGCGACGGCGCAGGTGCCGGCCGAGACGCGGCCATTGGCCGTGGTGGAGTTGCCGGCGCTCGACCTGGCGGCGGTACAGGCTGAGGACGCGGCGCGCGAGGCCGCCGGTCTGGCGCCGCGGTTCGCGATTCCGAACGAGACGATCATCCGGCCGGAGACGGACGGCACCTGGGAGGAGCTGGACGGCCAGGCGCGGCTGTGGCGGCTGCGGATCAGCGCGCCCGGTGCGCTGTCGCTGAACCTGGGGTTCACGGCGTACTACATGCCGGCGGGCGGCGAGCTGCGGGTATACGCGGCGGACGGCAGCTACGATCTGCCGCCGTTCACCGCCGCCGATAACGCGGCGCACGGCGAGCTGTGGACGCCGGTCGTGCTGGCGGACGACATTATTGTGCAGGTCATGGTGCCGAAGGCTGGCGCCGACGAGCTGCGGCTGGAGCTGACGGCGATCAACGTCGGCTATCGCGCGTTCGGCGAGATGCTGCCGGACAAGTCCGGGGCCTGCAATGTCGACGTGATCTGCCCGGAAGGCGACAACTGGCGCAACGAGATCCCGACGGTGGCGGTGATCTCGACGGGCGGGAGCCTGTTCTGCACGGGCTTCATGGTGAACAACGTGCGTCAGGACATGACGCCGTACTTCATGACGGCCAACCACTGCGGGATCTCGAGCGGCAATGCGGCGTCGCTGGTGGTGTACTGGAACTTCCAGAGCCCGACGTGCGGGCAGCACGGTGGCGGGTCGCTGAGTCAGTCCCAGACGGGCTCGTATTTCCGCGCCACGTACAGCGCGTCGGACTTCACGCTGGTGGAGCTCGATTCGCTGCCGAGTCCGGCGTGGAACATCACATATGCGGGCTGGGACCGCAGCACGAACGACCCCACCAGTGCGACGGCGATTCACCATCCCGACTGCGACGAGAAGAGCATCAGCTTTGAATACCAGGCCTGCACGACAACGTCCTATCTCGGCACGAGCGTGCCCGGCGACGGCACGCACATCCGCGTGATTGACTGGGACGTCGGCACGACGGAGCCGGGCTCGTCGGGCTCGCCGCTGTTCGACCAGAATCACCGCGTGGTCGGCCAGCTCCACGGGGGCTACGCCGCGTGCGGCAACAATTCGTCGGACTGGTACGGGCGCTTCTCGAAGTCGTGGACGGGCGGCGGCACGAACGCCTCGCGGTTGAGCAACTGGCTCGACCCCGACAACACCGGCGCAGTGACGGTGGACACGCTCGGGCCGGGCCGGCTGGTGGTGGAACCGGAACAGGGGTTGGATGCGGCGGGCGAAGTTGGCGGGCCGTTTGCGCCGAACAGCATCCTGTACTCGCTGTCGAACCCGACGTCGACCGCGATCGACTTCACGGTTGGGCACCTGGCGGACTGGGTGACGGTCTCGCCGGCGGCGGGGCAACTGGGCGCGAACGGGCATGTGACCGTGACCGTGTCGATCAACGCCAATGCGGCTGCGCTGGTCACGGGGCGCTACAGCGACGTAGTGACGTTCACGAACACGACGAACCACTCCGGTGACACGACGCGAACCGTGGATCTCCAGGTGGGATTCCCGGCGCGGATCCACCACTTCCCGCTGGACACCAATCCGGGCTGGATGACGGCCGGCGAGTGGGCCTTCGGGCAGCCGACCGGCCAGGGCGGCCTGGCGCACGGCAACCCGGACCCGACGGCGGGCGCGACGGGCCTGAACGTGTACGGCGTGAACCTGAATGGCGACTATGCGACCACGATCGGTGGACCTTACTACCTCACGATGGGGCCGCTCGACCTGAGCGGGGCGACCGAGTCGACGCTCAAGTTCCAGCGCTGGCTGAACAGCGACTACCAGCCGTACGCGTACGCCACGATCCAGGTGTCGGCCACCGGCACGACCTGGACCGATGTCTGGACGAACGGGACGACGCTGGTGCGGGATGCGGCGTGGACACAGCAGGCGTACAGCATCGCGGCGGTGGCGGACCACCAGCCGCAGGTCTGGCTGCGGTGGGGCTACCGCATCGCGAACGGCGCGTACGCATATTCAGGCTGGAACATCGACGATATCGAGATCTGGGCCTTTGCGCCGCCGGTGCTCATCGACTGCAACGCAAACGGGATCGCGGATGCGACGGACATCAGCAGCGGCACAAGCTGGGACGACGATGCGAACGGCGTGCCCGACGAGTGCGAGAACGCGCCCGGCGACCTGAATTGCGACGGTACGGTCAGCTTCGGCGATATCAACCCGTTTGTGCTGCTGCTCAGCAACGAGGCCGCCTACGTGGTGCAGTTCCCGGGCTGCCTCCGGATGAACGGCGACGTGAACGGCGACGGGACGGTCAGCTTCAGCGACATCAATCCGTTCGTGATGCTGCTCAGCCAGCGGTAA
- a CDS encoding PAS domain S-box protein, which yields MAKSRFKTWRWERWLGVIVLASVVLCGYEGSRGVKALRQENRRSAQRQDALRLGAAIEQAVLARLGGVSNQLGVAEEVVRVAQGDLEVDAPAALIALNTARRVFQAALVYVLNRQGAVVACTPYDDGKTLTGNNYAFRPYFTEALQGRICVYPALGVTTGVRGLYLSIPVRATGAEVPVGAVVLKVGFEEIDRLLETAGRPAALLSPEGVVLASNQPGWLYRTALPMEMARRAALVASRQFGGEALAPLAPSLAAAHVEYEGRRHSTARCAVPGAGWQVVTLDPENGAYPLTASQVRLAYFGAAVAAVLLLAIAALAVNVGRRRRAEAALQQSHDMLERRVQERTQALLAANAELRGEIDERCRVEAQLRSSEQRLKDLVSFLPDATFVIDCQGRVTAWNRAMEEMTGIPAEQMLGKGDHEYALPFYGHRRPMLIDLVLETDAEAVARYPAVERRGDVLVTEVETTPLGRPRATVWAAAKRLHDSEGRVVGAIEAVRDITDRKRAEEALRLAQFSLDHAADAIFWVRPDGSLVYANDAACRSLGYTRDQLLACSVFDVNPRCEPVAWPARWQELKRGGAVMAETCHRTRDGRVFPVEVMGNYLEAGGKEFVFFFARDITERKRTEAALQQGKAFAEAANRAKSEFLANMSHEIRTPMTAILGFAESLYEEDLPAQARRDAADTICRNGHYLLNVINDILDLSKIEAGKLEVEAIPCSPCQIVAEVADLARVRADAKGLAFHVEYEGAIPETIQTDPTRLRQILINLVANAVKFTETGSVTLRVALAVEGGAPRLRCDIVDTGVGMTPEQVARVFHSFTQADSSTTRRFGGTGLGLAISKRLAQLLGGDVRVVASAPQQGTCMRATVGVGALGGMSLIADPAAPSVSPPAGATARGVAGLADVSGCQVLLAEDGPDNQRLVSFLLRRAGAEVMVVENGELAVVAALQARRDGRPFDVILMDMQMPVTDGYQATLRLRQAGYAGAIIALTAHAMARDREKCLDAGCDDYLTKPIDRAELLACCARWREARQRAETQKSAT from the coding sequence TTGGCAAAATCCCGGTTCAAGACGTGGCGCTGGGAGCGCTGGCTCGGCGTGATCGTCCTCGCGAGCGTCGTCCTCTGCGGCTACGAGGGGAGCCGCGGCGTGAAAGCGCTGCGCCAGGAGAACCGGCGCAGCGCGCAGCGCCAGGACGCCCTGCGGTTGGGCGCGGCCATTGAGCAGGCCGTGTTGGCCCGGCTGGGGGGCGTGAGCAACCAGCTCGGGGTCGCCGAGGAGGTCGTCCGCGTCGCCCAGGGTGATCTCGAAGTGGATGCCCCCGCGGCGCTGATCGCGCTGAACACCGCGCGGCGGGTGTTCCAGGCTGCGCTAGTCTACGTGCTGAACCGGCAAGGTGCGGTCGTGGCCTGCACACCGTACGACGACGGTAAGACGCTGACCGGGAACAACTACGCCTTCCGGCCCTACTTCACGGAGGCGCTGCAGGGGCGCATCTGCGTGTATCCGGCGCTGGGTGTGACGACGGGGGTGCGCGGTTTGTACCTGAGCATCCCGGTGCGGGCGACGGGGGCTGAGGTGCCCGTCGGGGCCGTCGTCCTGAAGGTCGGGTTTGAGGAGATCGATCGCCTGCTGGAGACGGCCGGGCGTCCGGCGGCGCTGCTGTCGCCGGAAGGAGTTGTGCTGGCCTCCAACCAGCCCGGGTGGCTGTACCGGACGGCGCTACCAATGGAGATGGCGCGGCGCGCGGCGCTGGTGGCCAGCCGACAGTTCGGCGGGGAAGCGCTGGCGCCGCTGGCGCCGTCCCTGGCGGCGGCACACGTCGAGTACGAAGGGCGCCGGCACAGCACGGCGCGCTGCGCCGTGCCTGGCGCCGGCTGGCAGGTCGTGACGCTCGACCCGGAGAACGGGGCGTACCCGCTGACGGCGTCGCAAGTGCGGTTGGCTTACTTCGGGGCGGCGGTCGCGGCAGTGCTGCTCCTGGCGATTGCCGCCCTGGCGGTGAATGTGGGGCGGCGTCGACGCGCGGAAGCGGCGTTGCAGCAGAGCCACGACATGCTGGAGCGGCGGGTCCAGGAACGCACGCAGGCGCTTCTGGCCGCCAACGCGGAGCTGCGCGGGGAAATCGACGAGCGCTGCCGGGTGGAGGCGCAACTGCGCAGCTCGGAGCAGCGCTTAAAGGACTTGGTCAGCTTCTTGCCCGACGCGACGTTCGTGATCGACTGCCAGGGCCGGGTAACCGCATGGAACCGGGCGATGGAGGAGATGACCGGAATCCCGGCAGAGCAGATGCTGGGGAAGGGTGATCACGAATACGCGCTTCCATTCTACGGTCATCGGCGGCCCATGCTGATTGACCTCGTGCTGGAGACGGACGCCGAGGCGGTGGCGCGGTACCCGGCGGTCGAGCGGCGCGGAGACGTGCTGGTGACGGAAGTGGAGACGACGCCGCTGGGCCGCCCCCGGGCGACGGTGTGGGCGGCGGCGAAGCGGCTGCACGACTCGGAGGGGCGGGTGGTGGGGGCCATCGAGGCGGTGCGTGACATTACTGATCGGAAGCGGGCCGAGGAAGCGTTGCGGCTGGCGCAGTTCTCGCTGGATCATGCCGCGGACGCGATCTTCTGGGTCCGGCCAGACGGCAGCCTTGTGTACGCGAATGATGCGGCGTGTCGAAGTTTGGGGTACACGCGCGACCAGCTCCTGGCGTGCAGTGTTTTCGACGTGAATCCGCGCTGCGAGCCGGTGGCGTGGCCGGCACGCTGGCAGGAATTGAAGCGAGGCGGCGCGGTGATGGCGGAAACCTGCCACCGGACGCGGGACGGGCGCGTGTTCCCGGTGGAAGTGATGGGTAACTACCTCGAAGCGGGTGGCAAGGAGTTCGTCTTCTTCTTTGCACGCGACATCACGGAGCGCAAGCGGACGGAGGCGGCGCTGCAGCAGGGCAAGGCGTTCGCGGAGGCGGCGAACCGGGCCAAGAGCGAGTTCCTGGCGAACATGAGTCACGAGATTCGCACGCCGATGACCGCCATCCTCGGGTTCGCCGAGAGTCTCTACGAGGAAGACCTGCCGGCGCAGGCGCGGCGTGATGCGGCGGACACGATCTGCCGCAACGGGCACTACCTGCTCAACGTGATCAACGACATCCTGGATCTCTCGAAGATCGAAGCCGGGAAGCTGGAGGTCGAGGCGATTCCCTGCTCGCCGTGCCAGATTGTGGCCGAGGTCGCGGATTTGGCGCGGGTGCGGGCCGATGCGAAGGGGCTGGCGTTTCATGTGGAGTACGAGGGGGCGATCCCGGAGACGATCCAGACGGACCCCACGCGACTGCGGCAGATCCTGATCAACCTGGTGGCCAACGCCGTGAAGTTCACGGAGACGGGCAGCGTGACGCTGCGGGTGGCGCTCGCGGTGGAGGGGGGCGCGCCGCGGCTGCGCTGCGACATCGTGGACACGGGCGTGGGCATGACGCCCGAGCAGGTGGCGCGGGTGTTTCACAGCTTCACGCAGGCGGACTCGTCGACGACGCGGCGGTTCGGCGGCACGGGGCTCGGGCTGGCCATCAGCAAGCGGCTCGCGCAACTGTTGGGGGGTGACGTGCGTGTGGTGGCGAGCGCGCCGCAGCAGGGGACGTGCATGCGCGCCACGGTGGGCGTGGGCGCGCTGGGGGGCATGTCGCTGATCGCCGACCCGGCGGCCCCGTCGGTTTCGCCACCCGCGGGCGCAACGGCGCGGGGTGTGGCAGGACTGGCGGACGTGTCCGGCTGTCAGGTACTGCTGGCGGAGGACGGTCCGGACAACCAGCGTCTGGTCTCGTTTCTGCTGCGGCGCGCGGGCGCGGAGGTGATGGTGGTCGAGAACGGGGAGCTCGCCGTCGTGGCGGCGCTGCAGGCGCGGCGCGACGGGCGACCGTTCGACGTCATCCTGATGGACATGCAGATGCCCGTCACGGATGGGTACCAGGCCACGCTGCGCTTGCGACAAGCCGGCTACGCGGGGGCGATCATCGCGCTCACCGCGCACGCGATGGCGCGGGACCGGGAGAAATGCCTGGACGCGGGCTGTGACGATTATCTGACCAAACCGATTGACCGGGCGGAACTGCTCGCGTGCTGCGCGCGCTGGCGAGAGGCGCGGCAGCGCGCGGAGACGCAGAAATCGGCCACGTAA